Part of the candidate division KSB1 bacterium genome, AATGTAATAGCATCAAAATAAGAGGTCAACCTTAGCAGAGGTGACTTCCAGATAAAGAAAGGAGAGTTAAGAATGAGCGATAACAAAAAATACACTACGCTAACCGATGCTAACTTTCAAAAAGAAGTGCTTGAAAATTCCCAGCCGGTTCTGGTGGATTTTTGGGCTGACTGGTGCGGACCCTGTCACATGATCGCCCCTGCAATCGAAGAAGTAGCAGCAGATTTTGAAGGACGTGCCAAAGTTGGGAAATTAGACGTTGATGCTAATGGCAAAATCGCTGGACAATTTGGCATCCGTTCCATCCCAACAATTCTACTTTTCAAAGATGGTCACGTAGTTGATCAAGTGGTAGGCATGGCGCCTCTGTCGGAATTAACTAACAAACTCAACGGCCTAATTCAGAATGGCGAGAAAGTGAAAAAAGGAGACAGCTATAGATACC contains:
- the trxA gene encoding thioredoxin produces the protein MSDNKKYTTLTDANFQKEVLENSQPVLVDFWADWCGPCHMIAPAIEEVAADFEGRAKVGKLDVDANGKIAGQFGIRSIPTILLFKDGHVVDQVVGMAPLSELTNKLNGLIQNGEKVKKGDSYRYHADCSA